The genomic stretch TATAACATTATtggttaagtctttgactgccaatagaaaactgttgaaggcaaatcctccgctaacgtcggtcaccggtgaccacgacggcattcaatgtgttaagcaaGTGctcatataaaatacatacagacTCACAGTAAGCATATCACAACATTGTTCAAATAGCAACAAGTTGGGCACAAATACGTGCTAAGTTGAAGTTGTGTGAAGTGTAACTGAACATTGCAAACTGCACAGCACCTAGTGTTTGCCGTGTTGGTATAAACAGTATATCGCTTGGTTCGACATACTTCCAAGAAGTCCTACAGTCGACTCTCGATAATTCAAACCTTCGATAATTCGAACTTCTCGGTAATTCAAAGTAATCACGAGGACTCTAGAAAAGCTCTATATATTTCGAATGAATGCCGTGCATTTTTATATACTTGGTAATTCGAATTTCACTTGGCAATTCCAAATTATTCGAACTTATTGGCTCACGCCAATAACTTCCAACAATTCGAAATTGCAGAAAAAAAGAGACAGTAAAAATGCTGAACTTACAAAGATAAAAACGTACGATTTCCGGCTAGTTCAAATTTGAGATTTCAAACATTCGGTAAATTCGTTTTGCAATATTTTAAGAGTCCCTCCAGTTTCGAATTAATTAGAATCGATTGTACCCATAAAactaaatgtattattaaatacttttaaacacATCTGTCACCAATCCAACAGTTACCAATAAAAAGTAACTAACGTAGTAAAAAGAATtcccaataaacaaaaacaacaaaacgaaCCTTCCTATCAGTCAGTCACCAAACTCGGCCCAATATAATGGAAATAAACTCTCAACTACCCATAAAGCCTCCGGTCGAAATGACACCCGAAAGTTGGAATCCCCTGTGAAAACACATagtgattgaaataaaatttaaatattcattggtGGTTTAATTAAAAGCTTTAATATGTAGGTCGAATCAACGATGgaataaattgttttcaatactgAATGAGACTCGCTTGTATTTACGGAACGATCCGATCGCGTCTAGAACAAATTGATTGCTTGTGGAAACGATTTGCTTCAGTGACCTTGAAATGTAATTGTAATTGCTAGTGTACTTAGGTGTtgatttaaaactaactaaGTAATGTACCTCTTTTGTATACTTAAAGTTGCTGAGATAAAGTAAGCTGTTTTTTTCAAGGGagcaaatcatccaattacttcttccgcctagatcgaggcgagagggagtgtcaaactcttacttttttttttttttacatttaatgggtcgacgtttgaccgctatctcacctaatggtaagtgatgatgcggcctacggtggagcatgtctgcccataagcaacctattcactcgggccttgaagacacccaggttatacccatcaggaaacacagactccggcaaggagttccactccctagcagttcgcacaaggaagcttgaagcgaagcgcttcgtgcgagtgggtgggatatctaccatgaagcggtgacgcctcgccgattgtcttgtggttcgatgatgaaaaggactagggggaatcaagttgtgcaattcccccgcacactctccgaaatgtatccggtaaaaaacggaaaggcttgcgaccttgcgcctgtgttcaaggctttgaagccgggcctccacaagtgcatcatcgttgatgagcttcttggcacgcctttcaatgtgttcgagcgcatccagctggcatttagccgagccgtcccaaaggtgagaacagtactccatacatgaccgaacctgcgcttggtacaggctcagcagttgttttggtgtgaagtaccgtctcaccttcgagaggatacccaacctcctaccagccagatgcgccttcgactctatataagagccgaagtttagcgttggcgatagagttacgccaagaagctctagatgatccgatattggaacggatacatttcggaaagtaggagccagcggaaattgactccgtttggcagagaatagacacgcctgggttttggtagcgttgaacctgaccaagttggcgtcaccccaatcggagaccgccttcaaggacgagttcaaccgttcgaccatggattctcttagagactggatctgtgttccgctagtccgcgcatcggacacatacctttcaacaactgtgctgtcatctgcatacccaaagataccgggcttaagcaggtcgttgatgtgcagcaaaaagagcgttgctgaaagtactgacccctgagggactccggcgttgataccaaattggtcagacgagcagccatcgatgactactcgaattgaccgatccctcaggaagtctgcaatccatctgcacagatcagcgggaagtccatatgcaggaagcttgccgataaggctgtcgtgccaaaccctgtcaaaggccttcgatatatcgagagagaccgctattgcctccccgtgcttctcgatggcctcgctccaaatgtgggtggcatacgcaagaaggtccccagtggatcggttgcggcgaaacccatactgctgatcgctgaggaggtcgttaccttcaaggtatgccaggagcctgttgttaagtacacgttctgactgagattggtcggtaattgttagggtcggcacgactacctttttgggcacaggctgcacgttggccagcttccatgcaaccggcacttgaccagtctccaaggaaagtcgaaacaggcgtgtcaggattggagacaactcaggcgcacaggtttttaaaaccacggccgggattccgtcggggccactggccttgttcacgtcgagattacgcaacgtcttatacacctccttctgtcggatgcgaattttcgacattttcgtctcgcatacgttatttagagaactttactgactaaaaaccacccgtttctactcctgctttccgagtcggaaccccggttcatcgctaggcagtctgcagctccaggtGGATAAAGTAAGCTTTAAGATTGTACCTAGAAGCACAAACCTGAATTATACAAACCAATGATATTATCattcattaaatttaattcaaattcattcaTCTATCTCTCAGTTCATTCAGATACAAATATTAACTTTGTACTTTAGCTAagcataatattattctatCTTCTACATAATAGGTGAATATAATTGTATATACTTACGAGCAATCTTGCTTAACCTTTCGCAGCAAAACAAGCGAATTAAGTTCAaggttaaaacaaaaagtattgagTTCTCGTTCAAAATTCTTCTTATGTATTCTATGTAGTCAGAATCACCGGTACTCGTAACATTACATCTTTAAAACTAGGCACGGGAAGTTTAGTACAGACAACACTGGCACATCAAACTACCCCAACGTATTACAATAGAAATTCAACTTTAATATAAAGAGATAAAGTCCCAAATCTCTTGCAGAAGGACATGTTGAGGGTACCTTGATATGCTGATCTACACATGCAAAGTTTGTTCTCCGTTTTAAATCGGAAGTTTGCAAGGTAATCAGAAAATACTCGTTGCTTCTTAATACAAGTCAAAGTTTCACAAGTAATACTGTGGAGCACGTCTTGTAAACATGTTGCTACATGATAGTATTCGGTACGGTCTTATTGAAAGGAGTTTGCAGTTTTGGTACTAGATGAACCTGCTTTTGGTATTGGAGATAGCATTTTCGTGAAGAAACTTATGTATGGGTTGGTAACACATTAGCAAACTAATGTGTTTTCTGGTGGaggtatttatttgtgtatggGTGTGGTCTAGTGATTTTTGGGTCCTGTATATCCCCTACTCATCTTATCTTAATATCATCAGCTGGAATACGTCTACTATCGTACGTCTGCCATCTTAAGAGGGAGTTAACTATTCAACATTCAGCGGGCAAATTAGGGAATCACAGTTAATTCTATGAAAATTGTAAGGAAGCTAGTGCCCACCCTTGGTGGTGTGTTGTAGTTAGAGTTCAGTtcttaagtattgtttttaccaccacagatggggcccaataggggtGATGCCCAATCCAGGCCTACGGACAACATAACAGGTCACCGgaactccggctcaaagcaggagaaggaattgagtggtttttagtcacttcctctcacctcacccaaggcggaaaacgtaattggatgatattccagcctcaaaaaaaatatagatggtttggtctattaataaaacaactgGGTCTTTGATTCCCAAATACTCAGAAATAGCTTTAAATTAGAGTTttgtacaaaacaatataaagaaaaaaggtaatttaaaaaactaaaaaacccgactgcgtttctttataataagaaaatgaaaaaaccctaaaacaagaaagtcatcgtaaaattgaagcagtcgggacccattctaaatactGAATAGTtggacttagtgagggcacatacggctagctttctagaatgggtcccgactgcttcaattttacgatgactttcttgttttagggttttttcattttcttattataaagaaacgcagtcgggttttttagttttttaaattaccttttttattttattttattttagttttattatttttatattttgatatatctagtgtcactctcacagtaaatacgaatcaaacgacccctatcaagcagaaatccatcgagtcgttcaggctagagagtgagcaatattcgaatttggcgccaaaaatccgccattttgtttttttattattttgatgtacccagtgtcactctcacagtaaatacgaatctaacgacacctctcaagccaaaatccatcaagccgtttaggctgcagagcgtgccaaacaattatacatacatacatacatacatacttacatacatacatactctcgaaaaacataaccctccttctggcgcagtcgggtaaaaaatattctactgtAGAACTACTAGTTACTAACCCACGAATAACCAACGTGATTACATAATCTATATATTGTATTCAATATAGAACAGCCAACAATCAAACATCAGCCCATCAAACAATGATTAAGGTCAAGCGTCACCTCTAATCAATTGTTTACCGAAGCTAATTCTCACGCAAATAACTTGATTCAACGATCAAACGGGATTCATTGACATAGCCAGACCAAGCGCTCCAAACTTCCCTCAGATTGAAATGAAGTGAACTGAAACTAAGTATTTATGTGCAAAGTTTTGCCTTAGAATTGAGGAAAGGACCTTTGTTAGGCTTTAAGCTGTTTTGTTCGTCTCACTCGTTTGGGAGTGTGACTGAGGCACATGGTTCCAAGTGTGAGTTGGACAAAGCGATGGATGTTTAGGATATTAATTTTGGATATCGTATGTGGTTAGTCACATTTGTCTACCTAGCTTCTATTGAagtggtaataataataataataagccccCTGAAATCTAACCACACGTCCCGATCGAACACCTGATCACGTGGGGGGCGGGCAACGCACAAATTATATTACTGGGCGGCTAACGTGGCAATAGTAACCCATCGACGAAATGGAGACGAGAGCAAAGAAGAAATTACGTATAGGATCGCTTCCCGGGGGCGATCGCCGGGGCACGCCTGGAGCCGATGCTGGGCGTTCCAGCATACGAACCATCGGTGGTAGTGAGTTGAGTCCGCGGGCTCCTACCGGGTCACCCGAACAATGCGACAGCAGACCATCCTCATCAACTTCCCTGTTTCCTTCACTTCCTTCTTCTCCCCTCTCTTGTTTGAACTATAATACTGACTCTTCCTCTATTCCCTCTCCTATATCTATCAACTCAGCAACCGTGGATGTTGTGCAGGAGGCAGAAGCCATCAACCCTGCACCCACCACTGGCCAAGTTCGCGCGCGATTGAGATGGACAAGAGAAATGAACGAGTTCATCTGGCGCACCTACCTTTATGTTACACAGTTAGATACCAAAGTTCGGGGCTATTTAGATCCACTGTATTccaaattcaacgaaaaattTCCTGAAATCAAAATTTCTAAACAAAGACTAGGAGACCAGAAACGAGCAATTTTAAGAAACAAATTACTTCCGGATAGCTTATTAGAGTCTATAAAAAATGAGGTCCGTTCAGATCTCCAGAACATTAATAATACTCAGGATACAATAGGTTTTTCACAATCTTTTATAGCTGATACACACGCGCATAACTCCGTAAATTCAAATACTCGTTTAAGGTGGACTGACGATATAAATGAAGCGATTATAAgagaatattttagaataacaCATTTAGAAACCAATAGAACCGCCTACCGCAAACCACTACACACTATTATTACGCAGAAATTCCCTAATATCGCACATGTCTCTGAACAACGTATTGCCGATCAACGCAGAGTGATTATTAACAATAGACTCATTTCAGACGATAGGTTAGAAGAAATTAAACGAGAAGTAAGAGATAATCTGAACATACAAACACTAGAAAACACACAATACGTTACACCACAAACCTATACAACTATAGACTCCAACAACCAACAATCTAGTAGCGAATTAAACGAAACAATTCCGCATACTCAAGATAACACACAAATAGGTAACGCTATATTGCAGGATGAAACAAGAAATACAGTTTTTGCTGACGAGACCCTTGacacaaaaattacaaaaactttCGAAGACacgtacaataaatatttacacaccGATCCAACAAAACGACCTTATATCCCTAAGCAAAAAACTTCGAAAAAGCTGGCTTATATAATTGCCTACTTAAATAACACAGTTTTACCCAAATATGGGTCAGTCGAAGATGATTTCATAAAAACACACGCTCTTGTATATTGTGCTGCTCACACAGCCGCTCTCTGCAACGGGTCTAAAATTAAAGAACACAACACAACAATTACCTCAGCACCACAACAAAACTCACCAATAGACAAAAGACCAAACTGGTTGAAAAGACTAGACAGGAAAATACACATTATTCGCAAAGAGATAGGCAGAATGACACAATACATTAATGGAAATAGAAATCTAAACCTAATCACACATATCgaaagaataaaacataaatacagtAAACACTCTAGCTACGAGGAACCCAATACAACAGACCAACAATTCATGgatagtttaaaacaaaaactcacAGCTGTAACTAGCCGACGCCGTAGATATTATGATTGTACTCAACGTAAAAACCAAAATTCCCAGTTCACTAATAGTGAAAGGCAGTTTTACAGAACTTTAGCTACTGACACAACGAACACACAAAGCCGACGACAGACATCAGATAATCTCAGTCCAGACCCTGAACAGTTTCACACTTACTGGTCCAATATTTGGTCACATGTATCAGAACACAACCACGCAGCTGCGTGGATTCGCGATGACAAACAAAAGCTAGAAAATTTACCAGATATGTTATTAGATACAATCCCATTAGAAGTGTTTGTCAGCGTTATCACAAAAGCTCATAACTGGAAGGCCCCTGGTAGCGACAATATTCATAACTACTTTTATAAgaaatttacttatttacatccATCAATCTATAATCAtatcaataatttcattaaaaacccTCAATCAATACCAGAATTCATTACACAAGGTTTAACTTATATGATCCCCAAAGACTCCGACCACATGAATCCAGCTAAATACAGGCCTATAACCTGTCTTCAAAccatatacaaattaattaccgGCTGTATCTcagaaataatatataaacacaTTACACAGAATAACATTCTGTCAGAAGAGCAAAAAGGATGTCGTAAATACAGCCAGGGCTGTAAAGAACAATTGATAATAGACTCCGTAGCCATGAAACATAGCGTTAAACTAAAAAATGATATCTGCACTATGTACGTCGACTACCAGAAGGCTTTCGACTCAGTCCCACACAGTTGGCTAGTCTACATTTTACAACATTATAAAATCCATCCGTCCATCATACAGTTCCTGATAGAGTCCATGAAACACTGGAACACCAAAATAAAACTAGGTAAATTAGTAGAGACCGATCCTATACCCATTAGACGAGGAATTTTCCAAGGAGATGCCCTAAGCCCTCTTTGGTTCTGCCTTGCATTAAATCCTCTGTCCAATCTTTTAAACTCTTCTAAAGCCGGCCTTACAATACAAGGTAATGACTCCCCTGATTTTGAATTAACTCACCTAATGTTTATGGACGACATCAAACTCTACAGCAATAGTACACCTGGACTCCACATTCTTGCAGATCTCACACAGACTTTTTCGGACGACATATGCATGACATTTGGCATTGACAAATGTAAAACCTTTTCCCTTCGTAAAGGGCAGCTTATTGAGCCCAACCCCTACATACTAGATTCAGGAATGACAATAGAACCAATGACACAAGATTGTACGTACAAATATTTAGGCTTCGAACAAACTTACCAAATCGATCAAAaacacactaaaaataaattaaccgcTAAATACAAACATAGGCTAAACATGTTGATAAGATCGCAGCTAACATCCCGTAATTTAATTAAGTCCATCAATACCTTCGCCATCCCCGTACTCACCTATTCTTTCGGAATCATAAACTGGTCAAAAGCCGATCTTACCAAGTTACAACGGTTAATAAATACATCTTTGACCAAGAACAGAAAACACCACCCAAGATCTTGTGTGCAAAGAATTACATTACCGAGAGATGAAGGCGGACGGGGTCTCATAGACGTGCAAAATTTACACAATCAGCAgattattaatttaagaaaCTTTTTCATGCACAAATCTCAAAATAGTACTCTTCATAAAGCAATTTCCCAGATAGATAGAAAATATACTCCACTTAATTTACATTCTACTGACCCTCAACGCAATGAACACATAACTAGCAAATCAGATAAAATAGCAGCCTGGGCACGTAAATCTCTCCACGGAAGACATCGCCTCGACCTGCAGCAACCTCATGTCGATATGAAAGCATCGAACGCGTGGCTGCGGCGAGGCGAACTCTTCCCTGAAACGGAGGGATTTATGATTGCCATACAGGACCAGGTAATTGACACAGCCAATTACCAAAAATACATAATCCGTAGACCCAATTACAACGACTCCTGTAGACGATGCCATGGTGCGTCAGAAACCATACAGCACATTACAGGAGCATGCCGAGCCATAGCCCAGACTGACTATAAACACCGCCATGATCAAGTTGCCGCAATAATTCACCAGTCACTAGCTATACAAACCAAATTAGTCTCCGACAAGGTACCCTACTACAAATACAAACCACAAGCAGTATTAGAAAacgaacattttaaattatattgggACAGGACCATCATAACAGACAAAACGATCTACAACAATAGACCAGACATAACTATGCTCGATAAACAGAAAAAGTTAGTTTACATAATTGATATAGCCATTTGCAACACCCATAATCTCACTAACACACACTCAGAAAAAATTGCTAAATATACAGATTTATCAATAGAAATCAAAACTCAATGGAAGATTACCCACACCAAAACTGTCCCAATCATTTTATCAACCACGGGAGTAATCCCAAAAACCCTTCATCATAGTCTTAAGGAATTAAATATTAGCCCATCAACATACCTTCTTCTTCAAAAGGCAGTCATATTAAATACTTGTCGCCTAAccagaaaatttttaaattcataaataaccTTATACTTAATTAACCGCACTTGGCTTCGGCCCGTGCTTTCTAAGAACCCCACTAAGATGGGAGAAACACTTAATGTTcgaggaataataataataataaactttattaaaaagacAACATAAGTCCACAAATCACAATAAGGAGgagaatacaaattaaaatactaactaaTATGTAATACTAAGCAGGGACTTAGTCCGCTGCACTAAATTCCACATTAGTGGACAGTCGTACCTGTCAGCTATAGCACTCAGGATGCTGTGGCGACTTCCACGTAGGCGACTGATGAATGATGACTGGTAATGACATACGTTCTTAAATAGAATTTCTGGTATTATTCAAATTGTAATTGTGATTTTTTACTTCCAAAATTGTCAACAGCAAATTTGAACTGGGTATTGTAAGAAAGTGGGGAGCCAGTGGGTGCAGGTGGCGgctcgttctacgtggaggactaagggggaggcttttgttcaacagtagacatcttccggctgatgatgatgatgatgatgattataagaAAAGCATCCCAAATAGgagttacattaaaatatgttattatgtaactCAGGATACATTTAGGACAATGAAAAAAGAGTCATCAACTTaccatttattaaattagtctTTACAGTGTACTAAAATTGCTATCAACAATACCTAAAACAATATCGTCAGTCGACAAACACGTCTAGTAACAATCCATTACTTAATTGGCTGTCATCCACGCTCAAAGAGCTATCGGAACATTATCTTACCTCCCAGTCCATTGAGCTCATCCCCTCCTAATCTTTAATTATCTATAAGCCGCTCATCGCGTTACTTGGTCCCTGTTCTCGCATCAAATGTTTAGAATTGTATACCTCTTGAAAGCGTTAGATGGTAATAGTTGTCACTGGTTGTGTTTGGCTGCATTAATTTGGGTTTTGATTTCTTAGGATGTGACTTATGTTTGGTATTAAAAGAAAGACTATCTGACTGCCTTCTTggacgagtggtcgcaagtgtgactaccGGACAAGTGGTCtctggtttgattcccgggtcggacaaattATTACTGGACtttatttggtttttcgaaaatttctcagtagtagcatggagcaATATGCTcaatccctattacatgggatttattaCCCAAGTGGTGAAATATGGGAGTATATCGTatggcggcattacgtgccgtaatgtgcatctctgcctatccccgaagggataaaaggcgtgacgtgacGTATTGGACAATAAGACCTTTGTGACCTTAAACTATCCTtcaaaaaagtataatatttttagtccaTTTTTTACTTTTCGTTCTCCGCATATTGATTGCACAGCTGCGGTTTAGTTCTGCAGTACTACGTGTCGATTTCCGGACGAAACTAATAGTTGTTCCGTGTCTGGGCGCATTGTGTGCGCGAGATTTATGTTTGTGAACGCTCACTGTAATATATGTGCGAGGTAAATCTGGTACGTGGATATGTCAGGCAGGTTAAGTTGCTACCTAAAGGTaggaaacaaaataatttaataatatattattaaacaagATAAACAACAAGACAGAACTAGGTGATTATAACCAAACCAAAAAAAGAAGAGACAAAATTTTGgaagagaaaagaaaatatcttGATGACAATATCGTATTTTGAGTTtcgttaatattttatcttcttcGTAATCGTAATCGTATTCGTAATTTACGGAGACAGGTTTTGTCacgaaataatttacaatagtTGAAAAACAGgctgttaaaattttaaattgtcaCCTTTTCAGTCAAATGTTTTCTAATGTCATGTTATGT from Spodoptera frugiperda isolate SF20-4 chromosome 4, AGI-APGP_CSIRO_Sfru_2.0, whole genome shotgun sequence encodes the following:
- the LOC126910674 gene encoding uncharacterized protein LOC126910674 gives rise to the protein METRAKKKLRIGSLPGGDRRGTPGADAGRSSIRTIGGSELSPRAPTGSPEQCDSRPSSSTSLFPSLPSSPLSCLNYNTDSSSIPSPISINSATVDVVQEAEAINPAPTTGQVRARLRWTREMNEFIWRTYLYVTQLDTKVRGYLDPLYSKFNEKFPEIKISKQRLGDQKRAILRNKLLPDSLLESIKNEVRSDLQNINNTQDTIGFSQSFIADTHAHNSVNSNTRLRWTDDINEAIIREYFRITHLETNRTAYRKPLHTIITQKFPNIAHVSEQRIADQRRVIINNRLISDDRLEEIKREVRDNLNIQTLENTQYVTPQTYTTIDSNNQQSSSELNETIPHTQDNTQIGNAILQDETRNTVFADETLDTKITKTFEDTYNKYLHTDPTKRPYIPKQKTSKKLAYIIAYLNNTVLPKYGSVEDDFIKTHALVYCAAHTAALCNGSKIKEHNTTITSAPQQNSPIDKRPNWLKRLDRKIHIIRKEIGRMTQYINGNRNLNLITHIERIKHKYSKHSSYEEPNTTDQQFMDSLKQKLTAVTSRRRRYYDCTQRKNQNSQFTNSERQFYRTLATDTTNTQSRRQTSDNLSPDPEQFHTYWSNIWSHVSEHNHAAAWIRDDKQKLENLPDMLLDTIPLEVFVSVITKAHNWKAPGSDNIHNYFYKKFTYLHPSIYNHINNFIKNPQSIPEFITQGLTYMIPKDSDHMNPAKYRPITCLQTIYKLITGCISEIIYKHITQNNILSEEQKGCRKYSQGCKEQLIIDSVAMKHSVKLKNDICTMYVDYQKAFDSVPHSWLVYILQHYKIHPSIIQFLIESMKHWNTKIKLGKLVETDPIPIRRGIFQGDALSPLWFCLALNPLSNLLNSSKAGLTIQGNDSPDFELTHLMFMDDIKLYSNSTPGLHILADLTQTFSDDICMTFGIDKCKTFSLRKGQLIEPNPYILDSGMTIEPMTQDCTYKYLGFEQTYQIDQKHTKNKLTAKYKHRLNMLIRSQLTSRNLIKSINTFAIPVLTYSFGIINWSKADLTKLQRLINTSLTKNRKHHPRSCVQRITLPRDEGGRGLIDVQNLHNQQIINLRNFFMHKSQNSTLHKAISQIDRKYTPLNLHSTDPQRNEHITSKSDKIAAWARKSLHGRHRLDLQQPHVDMKASNAWLRRGELFPETEGFMIAIQDQVIDTANYQKYIIRRPNYNDSCRRCHGASETIQHITGACRAIAQTDYKHRHDQVAAIIHQSLAIQTKLVSDKVPYYKYKPQAVLENEHFKLYWDRTIITDKTIYNNRPDITMLDKQKKDLVRCTKFHISGQSYLSAIALRMLWRLPRRRLMNDDW